The DNA window GTATCTGGTAACCGCGATCAGCTTTAAGTATCAGCTTAAGTGTAACTTAGACGTACATCCGGGTATCTCTTAAATTTCTTAATCGCTTAGCATATGAGAAAGGATCACTTAGGGATTATTTACACATGTGCCGAATATCATAACCAGTCACGTAGCTGGGAGTGTAAATACgcgttaaaaaataaatatctcaatatttgcatatatcGTCGAGGTCCAAAGATAGCATTGATTGGGTTTGGTGAGTGCGCCACATTGCGCCAGGTACGGCTGAGGTAGTTCTGTCCACGATTGGCTAGGCAGTTTTGGCTGGCGTTTTGGTTCGATTCGTTGGATTCGGTTCGGTAGTGCTTGTTTAAAGCGTGCAAGCGCTTTACAGATCGCTGGAGTGCAGGATCACGTGTCGCGGGGAAAGCTCGCCAGGATTCCCCTCTCAGTAGCCATAAAGGTATGGGTACATGGGCACGAAGATGGACGGTCCCAGCTGGCGCTCCTGCGGCATGTGCGTCTTCATGTGCTTCTTCAAGTGGTCGCGTCGGCCGAACTTCTTTCCGCAGGCACTGCAAGGATACGGCCGAAGTCCGGTGTGGATTCGCTTGTGACGCGTCAGTTCCTCATTGCGGGTGAAGGTCTTGCCGCATGTGTTCACGTCGCACTTGAATGGGCGTTCGCCTGCAGGACAGAATGGAGATTAGTGAGTGGGACTCTCGGGGTCAGATGTATTCTGGTCGACTTACCGgtgtggatgcggatgtggcCCTTCAGCTGGCCGTTGTTGGAGAAGGCCACGTCGCAGTTGGGGCACTTGAACTTCTTCGGCCGCTGCTTGCGGCTGTTGAGCGCCTTCAACTGTGCATCCTCGGCCATCACGCGGGCGTACTCCTGCTCCATCAGGCCCATAGTGAACGGGTCCATGCCGAAGCCCGGGACGGCAGTGGGCGTGGAGGCGGCagcggctgctgcggcggcggcagcgtagTAGAGATCGCTGGCGG is part of the Drosophila sechellia strain sech25 chromosome 3R, ASM438219v1, whole genome shotgun sequence genome and encodes:
- the LOC6613814 gene encoding Krueppel-like factor 16 — encoded protein: MSTINLHPPQTYSRLFRPWDTQRQAATSAAPRTVKQEPEAITIKTELASSSFGHDCDRDFSSTSSSASSSSNSSKSCYEEALNHSSYTRTSTPLLDAAPHPGFSHPQSSPLDAHAAGTASLAPPSQHAPFLSAASDLYYAAAAAAAAAASTPTAVPGFGMDPFTMGLMEQEYARVMAEDAQLKALNSRKQRPKKFKCPNCDVAFSNNGQLKGHIRIHTGERPFKCDVNTCGKTFTRNEELTRHKRIHTGLRPYPCSACGKKFGRRDHLKKHMKTHMPQERQLGPSIFVPMYPYLYGY